One Cucumis sativus cultivar 9930 chromosome 1, Cucumber_9930_V3, whole genome shotgun sequence DNA segment encodes these proteins:
- the LOC101214266 gene encoding G-type lectin S-receptor-like serine/threonine-protein kinase At4g27290, with protein sequence MGKLISRCNLCAFLFLCAIIALFSKNSSATDSIKAGEFINASTQILVSAKQKFVLGMFNPKDSKFHYLGIWYNNIPQTIVWVANRDKPLVNSSAGLTFNGGNLILQSERDEILWSTTSSEPAENQIAQLQDNGNLVIRSWSENYVWQSFDYPTDTLLPGMKLGWDSKTGLNRTLKSWRNQNDPSSGEFSFGIQLDGLPQLVLHKGQVIKYRTGPWFNGRFSGSDPLGDTAVYSTKFAYSAGEVAYSYEAISSLDIIFQLNSTGILLILHWDDGKKYWHLKYTLANDPCDQYGLCGNFGYCDSLTVNCNCLDGFQPKSRDDWEKFRWSDWCVRKDNRTCKNGERFKRISNVKLPDSSGYLVNVTTSIDDCETVCLNNCSCLAYGTMELSTGGYGCVTWFQKLIDITTVPAWNGQNLYLRVAADSVDSWKLIVGVTVSVASLIGFLVIVVCFNRWRRRKVKITTYEFQAQENDEVEMPLFDFTEIEVATNNFSFHNKIGEGGFGPVYKGKLSNGKKIAVKKLAEGSNQGQREFKNEVLLISKLQHRNLVKLLGFCIKKEETLLVYEYMPNKSLDYFLFDDKKRSLLKWKKRLDIIIGIARGLLYLHRDSRLVIIHRDLKVSNILLDNKMNPKISDFGMARMFAEDQTITKTKRVVGTYGYMPPEYVMDGYFSTKSDIYSFGVILLEIVSGKKNKGFFHLEHHLNLLGHAWTLWEEGNALELMDETLKDEFQNCEALRCIQVGLLCVQENPDERPTMWSVLLMLESESMLLPHPQQPGFYTGRNVSKTHKLRPIDQTPMISNNVTITLLEGR encoded by the exons GGTAGCAAACAGGGACAAGCCGCTTGTAAATTCCTCTGCCGGATTAACATTCAATGGAGGAAACCTGATTCTTCAGAgtgaaagagatgaaattctGTGGTCTACCACTTCTTCTGAACCTGCGGAAAACCAAATCGCTCAACTACAAGATAATGGTAATTTGGTTATAAGATCTTGGTCTGAGAATTATGTGTGGCAGAGTTTTGATTACCCCACTGATACTCTATTACCTGGCATGAAACTGGGTTGGGACTCAAAAACCGGCCTAAACAGAACGTTAAAATCATGGAGAAACCAAAACGACCCGTCATCTGGGGAGTTCAGTTTCGGAATTCAATTGGATGGGCTTCCCCAATTAGTACTTCACAAAGGGCAGGTCATAAAGTACCGAACCGGCCCCTGGTTTAATGGTAGGTTTAGTGGTAGTGATCCACTGGGAGATACCGCAGTTTATTCTACAAAGTTTGCATATAGCGCCGGTGAAGTAGCTTATTCATACGAAGCTATAAGCAGTCTGGATATAATATTTCAACTCAACTCAACCGGGATTTTGCTGATACTTCATTGGGATGATGGTAAAAAATATTGGCATCTTAAGTATACATTGGCAAATGACCCTTGTGACCAGTATGGACTCTGTGGGAATTTTGGATATTGTGACTCCCTCACAGTAAACTGCAATTGTCTAGATGGGTTTCAACCCAAATCCCGTGATGATTGGGAAAAGTTTAGATGGTCTGATTGGTGCGTTAGAAAGGACAATCGAACATGTAAAAATGGAGAGAGGTTTAAAAGAATAAGCAACGTGAAATTGCCAGATTCTTCAGGGTATTTGGTGAATGTTACTACAAGCATTGATGATTGCGAGACGGTGTGTTTAAACAACTGCTCTTGCTTGGCCTATGGTACAATGGAACTTTCCACAGGCGGGTATGGCTGCGTCACTTGGTTTCAGAAACTGATTGATATTACAACCGTTCCAGCTTGGAATGGACAAAATCTCTATTTAAGAGTTGCGGCAG ACTCGGTTGACAGTTGGAAGCTTATAGTTGGGGTCACTGTGTCTGTGGCTTCATTGATAGGCTTCTTGGTTATAGTGGTTTGCTTTAACCGCTGGCGTAGAAGGAAAGTTAAAATCACTACATATGAGTTTCAAGCtcaagaaaatgatgaagttgAGATGCCACTCTTTGATTTTACTGAGATTGAGGTTGCCACAaacaatttctcttttcataATAAGATCGGTGAAGGTGGTTTTGGTCCTGTATACAAG GGAAAGCtttcaaatggaaaaaaaatagcagTAAAAAAGCTGGCAGAGGGTTCAAACCAAGGGCAAAGGGAGTTCAAAAATGAGGTCTTGTTGATCTCCAAACTCCAGCATAGGAATCTTGTCAAGCTGCTTGGTTTCtgtattaaaaaagaagaaacattgTTGGTTTATGAATATATGCCAAACAAAAGTCTAGACTACTTCCTCTTCG ATGATAAAAAACGGTCATTACttaaatggaaaaagagaTTAGATATCATAATTGGAATAGCTCGAGGGCTTCTTTATCTCCATAGAGATTCAAGACTTGTAATTATACATAGAGATCTCAAAGTAAGTAATATACTACTCGACAATAAGAtgaatccaaaaatttcaGACTTTGGTATGGCGCGTATGTTTGCTGAAGATCAAACTATcactaaaaccaaaagagtTGTAGGGACGTA TGGTTATATGCCTCCTGAATATGTGATGGACGGATATTTTTCAACGAAATCCGATATCTATAGCTTTGGAGTTATTCTTCTAGAAATCGTAagtggtaaaaaaaataaaggctTCTTCCATCTGGAACATCACTTAAATCTTCTTGGACAC GCATGGACGCTTTGGGAGGAAGGAAATGCTTTAGAATTAATGGATGAAACATTGAAGGATGAATTCCAAAACTGTGAAGCCTTGCGATGCATTCAAGTAGGTCTTTTGTGCGTTCAAGAGAATCCAGATGAAAGGCCAACCATGTGGTCAGTACTTTTAATGTTAGAGAGTGAAAGTATGTTATTACCTCATCCTCAACAACCTGGATTTTACACAGGAAGAAATGTTTCTAAGACCCATAAATTACGTCCAATTGATCAAACCCCCATGATCTCCAATAATGTAACCATTACACTACTTGAAGGTCGTTAG